One region of Capillibacterium thermochitinicola genomic DNA includes:
- the nuoF gene encoding NADH-quinone oxidoreductase subunit NuoF encodes MKLYRAHVLVCGGAGCISSGCKAVLDRFTEEIKAHNLEDEVHVVETGCIGTCDLGPVIVVYPEGVFYKEVTPDDVKEIVEEHLIKGRFVTRLLYERPVSGGQIPYYDEIDFFRKQKRIALRNVGMINPEAIEEYIARDGYFALGKVLTKYTPEQVIQEIKDSGLRGRGGAGFPTGLKWEFTKNAPGEVKYVVCNADEGDPGAFMDRSVLEGDPHSVIEAMAIAGYAIGANQGYVYVRAEYPLAVQRLANAIEKARAFGMLGKNILGTDFSFDLEIRVGAGAFVCGEETALLASIEGKRGEPRPKPPFPASEGLWGKPTLINNVETFANIPAIINYGAEWFRQIGTKNSPGTKVFALAGKVNNTGLVEVPMGVTLREIIFELGGGIPNNKRFKAAQTGGPSGGCLTEKHLDQPIDYESLVAAGSMMGSGGLIVMDEDNCMVDVARFFLEFTQDESCGKCTPCRIGTKRMLEILTRITQGKGEEKDLELLEELAKTIKITALCGLGQSAPNPVLSTIQNFRDEYLAHIRDKKCPAKVCRALLHYSVNSEVCRGCGICARECPEKAISGERKKPYFINQDVCIKCGVCAEKCPFDAISLS; translated from the coding sequence ATGAAGCTGTATCGTGCTCATGTTTTAGTCTGCGGCGGAGCCGGTTGTATTTCATCGGGCTGTAAAGCAGTTCTGGACAGGTTTACTGAGGAAATAAAGGCCCATAACCTGGAAGATGAAGTGCATGTTGTGGAAACCGGGTGTATCGGAACCTGCGATTTGGGACCGGTAATTGTCGTCTATCCAGAAGGGGTTTTTTATAAGGAAGTAACCCCGGATGATGTTAAGGAAATCGTGGAAGAACACCTGATCAAAGGGAGATTTGTTACCCGTCTCCTCTATGAACGGCCGGTCAGTGGCGGACAGATCCCATATTACGACGAGATTGATTTCTTCCGGAAGCAGAAACGGATCGCTTTGCGTAACGTGGGGATGATTAATCCGGAAGCGATTGAAGAATATATTGCCCGGGACGGTTATTTTGCCCTGGGTAAGGTCCTGACCAAGTATACTCCCGAACAGGTTATTCAAGAGATTAAAGACTCCGGTTTGCGGGGGAGGGGAGGAGCTGGTTTCCCCACCGGATTGAAATGGGAGTTTACCAAAAATGCTCCCGGTGAGGTAAAATACGTGGTCTGTAACGCGGACGAAGGCGACCCCGGTGCGTTTATGGACCGCAGTGTTTTGGAGGGCGATCCCCATTCGGTGATTGAGGCGATGGCGATTGCCGGCTATGCCATTGGCGCCAACCAGGGTTATGTTTATGTCCGGGCGGAGTACCCCTTGGCCGTCCAAAGGCTCGCCAACGCAATTGAAAAAGCACGGGCCTTTGGGATGCTGGGGAAGAATATTCTCGGTACCGACTTCAGTTTTGACTTGGAGATTCGCGTCGGGGCGGGTGCTTTTGTCTGTGGTGAAGAAACGGCCCTTTTGGCTTCGATTGAGGGTAAACGGGGCGAACCCCGTCCGAAACCTCCCTTCCCGGCTTCAGAGGGCTTATGGGGCAAACCCACTTTAATCAACAATGTTGAAACCTTCGCCAATATCCCCGCGATCATTAACTATGGAGCCGAATGGTTCCGGCAAATCGGGACCAAAAACAGCCCGGGAACGAAGGTTTTTGCCTTAGCCGGAAAGGTCAACAATACGGGTCTGGTTGAAGTACCGATGGGTGTTACGCTGCGGGAGATCATTTTCGAACTGGGTGGCGGAATTCCCAACAACAAGCGGTTCAAAGCCGCACAAACCGGTGGACCATCCGGCGGTTGTCTCACCGAAAAGCATCTGGATCAACCAATCGACTATGAATCCCTGGTAGCGGCGGGTTCAATGATGGGTTCCGGCGGTTTAATCGTTATGGATGAAGACAACTGCATGGTTGATGTGGCCCGCTTCTTCCTGGAATTTACCCAAGATGAATCTTGTGGCAAATGTACGCCTTGCCGCATTGGGACGAAAAGGATGTTGGAGATTTTAACCCGGATCACCCAGGGTAAAGGGGAAGAGAAGGATCTGGAGCTTCTTGAGGAATTGGCCAAGACAATTAAGATTACCGCCCTGTGCGGATTAGGCCAATCGGCTCCCAATCCGGTCCTCAGTACGATTCAGAATTTCCGCGACGAGTATTTGGCTCATATCCGTGACAAAAAATGTCCGGCCAAAGTGTGCCGCGCCTTGTTACATTATTCGGTCAATAGTGAAGTTTGCCGCGGTTGTGGTATCTGCGCCCGGGAATGTCCAGAGAAGGCCATCAGTGGCGAGCGGAAGAAGCCATATTTCATCAACCAGGACGTTTGTATCAAATGCGGGGTCTGTGCGGAGAAGTGTCCCTTTGATGCCATCAGCCTGTCGTAA